Proteins from a single region of Streptomyces glaucescens:
- a CDS encoding albusnodin/ikarugamycin family macrolactam cyclase: MAVFPGTTGATGTAPATGPSGTTGITGTGPDTGELGIRLPAGPAVAAILPPGPRLPAPAAQVWADDPRLWSWGAWHTGEVRTAATERASVVAVGQCLAGPARMEDDLRRSAHDGDWEALTRWPGAYLLLVLERNGRFTAYTDPAGQFPLYYAHRNGRTVVSTRATAVAALTGRESSPDTLALAAHIVCPAVPELAGTRTAFTGVHRLGPGEALHVDCATNAVTRSYAAPGPDADACMEDAAARLRDSLRQAVTLRVHDAPRVTCDFSGGLDSTSLAFLAAQAAEEPLDAFVYHHPGAPAGDLEHAVRHARASAAVRLHLTVGGDASLPYAALSARGRPDQPDPSTAVVARLRCRLTHIASRGGGVHVTGEGGDALLTPPPSHLGEVAAGRAVRRLAHDALALGRLRRVAPVGIARRAVRLARTPIDRALHDLAARLEQPPAHPPQWLDAIAWWPPPGPEASWLTPRARRDLAELAVERAGQVRREGPGPGTRAALAELHTSAGLHSHLVDVARPFGVWPQAPFLDGAVVRAAMSLPTPAKADPFTVKPLLRAALAGAVPDAVLDRRTKGAYAAEDYRGVRRAAADLRARLARLSLADLGVIDPARVVADLDAAVHGFAAPFSALNRLVGVDVWLDGLGTAGEAP; the protein is encoded by the coding sequence TCGCGGCGATCCTGCCGCCGGGTCCCCGCCTACCGGCGCCGGCCGCACAGGTCTGGGCCGACGACCCCCGGCTGTGGTCATGGGGCGCCTGGCACACCGGTGAGGTGCGCACCGCGGCGACGGAGCGGGCCTCAGTGGTCGCCGTGGGCCAGTGCCTGGCCGGCCCCGCACGGATGGAGGACGACCTGAGGCGTTCCGCACACGACGGCGACTGGGAGGCACTGACCCGGTGGCCGGGGGCCTACCTGCTGCTGGTGCTGGAACGCAACGGCCGCTTCACCGCCTACACCGACCCGGCCGGTCAGTTCCCGCTCTACTACGCACACCGCAACGGTCGTACCGTCGTTTCCACCCGCGCCACCGCCGTGGCCGCCCTGACGGGACGGGAGTCGTCCCCGGACACCCTGGCGCTCGCGGCGCACATCGTCTGCCCCGCAGTGCCGGAACTCGCCGGAACACGGACCGCCTTCACCGGCGTGCACCGGCTGGGTCCCGGTGAGGCCCTGCACGTCGACTGCGCCACGAACGCCGTCACCCGGTCCTACGCCGCACCCGGCCCCGACGCCGACGCCTGCATGGAGGACGCCGCGGCCCGGCTGCGCGACTCCCTGCGGCAGGCCGTCACCCTACGCGTGCACGACGCCCCCCGAGTCACCTGCGACTTCAGCGGCGGCCTGGACTCCACCTCGCTGGCCTTCCTCGCCGCGCAGGCGGCGGAGGAACCACTGGACGCCTTCGTCTATCACCATCCGGGAGCCCCGGCGGGCGACCTGGAACACGCCGTGCGGCACGCCCGCGCATCGGCCGCCGTCCGGCTGCACCTGACCGTGGGCGGCGATGCGTCGCTGCCGTACGCCGCCCTGAGCGCGCGGGGACGGCCGGACCAGCCCGATCCGTCCACCGCGGTCGTCGCCCGGCTCCGCTGCCGCCTGACGCACATCGCGAGCCGAGGGGGCGGAGTCCATGTCACGGGTGAGGGCGGCGACGCCCTGCTGACCCCCCCGCCCTCACACCTCGGCGAAGTGGCGGCAGGCCGGGCGGTGCGCCGTCTCGCGCACGACGCCCTCGCCTTGGGCAGGCTGCGCCGCGTGGCCCCCGTCGGCATCGCCCGCCGGGCCGTGCGGCTGGCCCGTACCCCGATCGACCGGGCGCTGCACGACCTGGCCGCACGGCTGGAGCAGCCGCCGGCGCACCCGCCGCAGTGGCTGGACGCCATCGCCTGGTGGCCGCCGCCCGGCCCCGAGGCTTCGTGGCTGACCCCACGAGCCCGCCGTGACCTGGCCGAACTGGCCGTCGAGCGGGCCGGGCAGGTACGGCGCGAAGGGCCGGGTCCCGGCACGCGCGCAGCACTCGCCGAACTGCACACCTCGGCCGGCCTGCACAGTCACCTGGTCGACGTGGCCCGGCCGTTCGGGGTGTGGCCGCAAGCACCTTTCCTGGACGGGGCCGTCGTCCGGGCGGCGATGAGCCTGCCGACGCCGGCGAAGGCGGACCCCTTCACCGTCAAACCGCTCCTGAGGGCCGCGCTGGCCGGTGCGGTGCCCGACGCCGTGCTGGACCGGCGTACCAAGGGCGCCTACGCGGCCGAGGACTACCGGGGTGTCCGCCGAGCCGCGGCAGATCTGCGTGCGCGGCTGGCCCGCCTGTCGCTCGCCGACCTGGGGGTCATCGATCCCGCACGCGTCGTCGCCGACCTCGACGCCGCCGTGCACGGCTTTGCCGCCCCCTTCTCCGCGCTCAACCGCTTGGTGGGGGTGGACGTCTGGCTGGACGGCCTCGGTACGGCCGGAGAGGCGCCGTGA
- a CDS encoding lasso peptide biosynthesis B2 protein, which yields MNRLHVPDFVQESPGDHGDAVLLDTRSGHCFAMNPVAGLLWQEWRRSRDFETGVRVTAHHFPALSRDLIRHDARQLADALLERGLLTACPAGEQPDPPPGEQPVAATGNGPGDGPGPPGTTAGPARRAHPLADDARSAAGPAEVTMAADPGAQAFRSSRLPVRRTPPLGLLCLLIALVLIRLPFPVLLRVVRWTSHHWCRLDATGAQAAAALAAVRQAAARYPGRAACLEISLAALTLLALRRRRTTWCIGTAADPYRFHAWIETEAGPVMATDEQGIDAFRRILTT from the coding sequence GTGAACCGGCTGCACGTACCCGACTTCGTGCAGGAGAGCCCGGGCGACCACGGAGACGCTGTGCTGCTGGACACCCGCTCGGGGCACTGCTTCGCCATGAACCCCGTGGCGGGGCTGCTGTGGCAGGAGTGGCGCCGCAGCCGGGACTTCGAGACGGGCGTCCGCGTGACCGCGCACCACTTCCCGGCGCTGAGCAGGGACCTGATCCGTCACGACGCGCGGCAACTCGCCGACGCCCTCCTCGAGCGCGGTCTGCTCACCGCCTGTCCCGCGGGCGAGCAGCCGGACCCACCCCCCGGCGAGCAACCCGTAGCGGCCACCGGGAACGGGCCGGGCGACGGCCCAGGCCCGCCCGGAACCACTGCCGGCCCGGCACGTCGCGCGCATCCCCTCGCCGACGACGCAAGGAGTGCAGCCGGCCCAGCGGAGGTGACCATGGCGGCCGATCCCGGGGCACAGGCGTTCCGTTCGAGCCGCCTGCCCGTCCGCCGCACTCCGCCGCTGGGACTGCTCTGCCTGCTGATCGCCCTGGTGCTGATCCGGCTGCCCTTCCCCGTGCTCCTGCGGGTGGTGCGCTGGACCTCACACCACTGGTGCCGGCTCGACGCCACCGGGGCCCAGGCCGCGGCGGCTCTGGCAGCGGTACGACAGGCTGCCGCACGCTATCCCGGACGCGCGGCCTGCCTCGAAATCTCCTTGGCCGCCCTCACGCTGCTGGCCCTGCGCAGACGCCGGACGACGTGGTGCATCGGCACGGCCGCAGACCCGTACCGGTTCCACGCCTGGATCGAAACCGAGGCCGGCCCGGTCATGGCCACGGACGAGCAGGGCATCGATGCCTTCCGGCGTATTCTGACGACGTGA
- a CDS encoding carbohydrate-binding module family 20 domain-containing protein, translating into MRSIAPARRRTAAALTGAGLVLGLTTTLAAPAQPAAAAPSANGDKKVTAVLFEWSFDSIARECTRTLGPKGYGYVQVSPPQERIQGSAWWTAYQPVSYKIQGPLGDRDSFRAMVNTCHEAGVKVVVDAVLNHMTSGSGTGTAGTQYSKYNYPGTYGDADFHGCRRPIGSDYKDRSNVQDCELGETGKPSLADLDTGSDYVRGRIAGYLNDLLSLGVDGFRMDAVKHIPATDLAAIRGKLTDRNVHWMQEAIHGAGEAVSPSEYLATGDVQEFRYTTDLKRVFGNEKLAYLKNFGEAWGYMPSGQSGTMVANHDTERNGSSLSYRDGANYTLAHVFMLAHPYGAPSVHSGYEFGDRDAGAPNGHQVNACYSNGWSCQHAWRQIANMVAFRNASEGTGITNWWDNGSNAVAFGRGSKAYVAVNHEGGSLTQTFQTSLPAGTYCDVQHGDPTADGGCTGTTYTVGADGKFTATIGGNDAVALHVGARVGDKPGDHTATVYYSTGKNWSAYHIHYAPTGGAWTTAPGAAMESACTGWVKKTITLGSATGLKAAFNNGAGTWDNNSGADYTLGTGDITVRNGIVGTGNPCGDQQTESGASFAVTATTVPGQNVYVVGDQAALGTWSPAAALKLDPAAYPVWKLDVKLPAGTSFEYKYIRKDASGNVTWESGANRTATVPADGRIALNDTWRG; encoded by the coding sequence ATGAGATCGATCGCACCTGCCCGAAGACGGACGGCTGCCGCCCTCACGGGCGCCGGTCTGGTCCTCGGCCTGACCACCACCCTCGCCGCGCCCGCCCAGCCCGCGGCGGCCGCGCCGAGCGCCAACGGCGACAAGAAGGTCACCGCCGTCCTGTTCGAGTGGAGCTTCGACTCGATCGCCCGCGAGTGCACCCGCACCCTCGGTCCCAAGGGATACGGGTACGTGCAGGTCTCGCCGCCGCAGGAGCGCATCCAGGGCAGCGCGTGGTGGACCGCGTACCAGCCGGTCAGCTACAAGATCCAGGGCCCGCTCGGCGACCGCGACTCCTTCCGCGCCATGGTGAACACCTGCCACGAAGCAGGCGTGAAGGTCGTCGTCGACGCCGTGCTGAACCACATGACGTCCGGTTCGGGCACCGGCACCGCCGGCACGCAGTACAGCAAGTACAACTACCCCGGCACCTATGGGGACGCCGACTTCCACGGCTGCCGCCGCCCCATCGGCTCCGACTACAAGGACCGCTCCAACGTCCAGGACTGTGAGCTCGGCGAGACCGGCAAGCCCTCGCTCGCGGACCTCGACACCGGCAGCGACTACGTCCGCGGCAGGATCGCCGGGTACCTCAACGACCTCCTGTCGCTGGGCGTCGACGGCTTCCGCATGGACGCCGTCAAGCACATCCCCGCCACCGACCTCGCCGCCATCCGCGGCAAGCTCACCGACCGGAACGTCCACTGGATGCAGGAGGCCATCCACGGCGCGGGCGAGGCCGTCTCGCCGAGCGAGTACCTGGCCACCGGCGACGTGCAGGAGTTCCGTTACACCACCGACCTCAAGCGGGTCTTCGGCAACGAGAAGCTGGCCTACCTCAAGAACTTCGGTGAGGCCTGGGGCTACATGCCCTCCGGGCAGAGCGGCACCATGGTCGCCAACCACGACACCGAGCGCAACGGTTCCAGTCTGAGCTACCGCGACGGTGCGAACTACACGCTCGCCCACGTCTTCATGCTCGCCCACCCCTACGGCGCCCCGTCCGTCCACTCCGGCTACGAGTTCGGCGACCGCGACGCCGGCGCACCCAACGGTCACCAGGTCAACGCCTGTTACAGCAACGGCTGGAGCTGCCAGCACGCCTGGCGTCAGATCGCCAACATGGTGGCCTTCCGCAACGCCTCCGAGGGCACCGGCATCACGAACTGGTGGGACAACGGCAGCAACGCCGTGGCCTTCGGCCGGGGCAGCAAGGCGTACGTCGCCGTCAACCACGAGGGCGGCAGCCTCACCCAGACCTTCCAGACCTCGCTCCCCGCCGGCACGTACTGCGACGTCCAGCACGGCGATCCGACCGCGGACGGCGGCTGCACCGGCACCACCTACACCGTCGGCGCGGACGGGAAGTTCACCGCGACGATCGGCGGCAACGACGCGGTCGCCCTGCACGTCGGCGCGCGGGTCGGGGACAAGCCGGGTGACCACACGGCCACCGTCTACTACAGCACCGGCAAGAACTGGTCCGCCTACCACATCCACTACGCCCCCACCGGCGGCGCCTGGACCACCGCACCCGGTGCCGCCATGGAGAGCGCCTGCACGGGCTGGGTGAAGAAGACCATCACCCTCGGCTCCGCCACCGGCCTCAAGGCGGCCTTCAACAACGGCGCCGGCACCTGGGACAACAACAGCGGCGCCGACTACACCCTCGGCACCGGTGACATCACGGTCAGGAACGGCATCGTCGGCACGGGCAATCCCTGTGGCGATCAGCAGACCGAGTCCGGCGCGTCCTTCGCGGTCACCGCCACCACCGTCCCCGGGCAGAACGTCTACGTCGTCGGCGACCAGGCCGCCCTCGGCACCTGGTCGCCCGCCGCGGCCCTCAAGCTGGATCCCGCCGCGTACCCGGTGTGGAAGCTGGACGTGAAGCTGCCGGCGGGCACCTCCTTCGAGTACAAGTACATCCGCAAGGACGCCTCCGGCAACGTCACCTGGGAGAGCGGCGCCAACCGCACGGCCACCGTCCCCGCCGACGGCCGGATCGCACTGAACGACACCTGGCGCGGCTGA
- a CDS encoding SDR family NAD(P)-dependent oxidoreductase — protein sequence MADKRVVIVTGGGTGIGEATARLLREGGHHVVVSGRRSEPLRRLEREIGVLAHPSDVGDPEAADGLVRAALAAHGRLDGLVLNAGIGRGGTVGDLSLEDWDEVMRTNVTGPLLLLRAAIPHLLETGGAVVAVASVSALRNGTSNVPYATSKAALLQLCRSVAVDYGRQGVRANIVCPSWVRSEMADRRMARFAAEADLPGDGVRTGYEEVTRLLPLGRPGEPREVAEAVGWLLSPAASYVNGAVLTVDGGATALDPGTLAFDFHVAPRRPEPSDTPG from the coding sequence GTGGCCGACAAGCGAGTTGTCATCGTGACCGGTGGAGGTACGGGAATCGGGGAGGCCACCGCCCGGCTGCTCCGCGAAGGAGGTCACCACGTGGTCGTGTCCGGCCGCCGGAGCGAGCCGCTGCGACGTCTCGAACGGGAGATCGGCGTACTCGCGCATCCGTCCGACGTGGGGGACCCCGAGGCCGCCGACGGCCTGGTGCGGGCGGCCCTGGCCGCTCACGGACGGCTCGACGGACTGGTGCTCAACGCGGGCATCGGGCGCGGCGGGACCGTGGGCGACCTCTCGCTGGAGGACTGGGACGAGGTGATGCGCACCAATGTCACCGGCCCCCTGCTGCTCCTGCGTGCGGCGATCCCGCACCTGCTGGAGACCGGCGGCGCGGTCGTCGCCGTGGCCTCGGTCTCCGCGCTGCGCAACGGCACGAGCAACGTCCCGTACGCCACCTCCAAGGCGGCCCTGCTCCAGCTCTGCCGTTCCGTCGCCGTCGACTACGGACGTCAGGGGGTGCGGGCCAACATCGTGTGCCCGAGCTGGGTGAGGAGCGAGATGGCCGACCGCCGCATGGCCCGCTTCGCCGCGGAAGCGGACCTGCCGGGCGACGGCGTGCGGACCGGCTACGAGGAGGTGACCAGACTCCTTCCGCTGGGCCGGCCGGGAGAGCCGCGCGAGGTCGCGGAGGCGGTCGGCTGGCTGCTCTCCCCGGCCGCCTCGTACGTGAACGGCGCCGTGCTCACCGTCGACGGCGGGGCGACGGCGCTGGATCCCGGGACGCTCGCGTTCGACTTCCATGTCGCGCCACGCCGCCCGGAGCCGTCCGACACTCCGGGATGA
- the aroC gene encoding chorismate synthase, translated as MSRLRWLTAGESHGPALVATLEGLPAGVPVTTEMVAEHLARRRLGHGRGARMRFERDEVTFLGGVRHGLTLGSPVAVMVGNTEWPKWEKVMAADPVDPAELAELARNAPLTRPRPGHADLAGMQKYGFDEARPVLERASARETAARVALGAVARSYLRETAGVEIVSHVVELAAAKAPYGVYPTPGDVERLDADPVRCLDADASKAMVAEIDQAHKDGDTLGGVVEVLAYGVPVGLGSHVHWDRRLDARLAAALMGIQAIKGVEVGDGFGLARVPGSQAHDEIVLTGEGVRRASGRSGGTEGGLTTGELLRVRAAMKPIATVPRALRTVDVATGEPAAAHHQRSDVCAVPAAGIVAEAMVALVLADAVAEKFGGDSVTETRRNVRSYLDNLHIR; from the coding sequence GTGAGCAGATTGCGGTGGCTGACGGCTGGGGAGTCCCATGGTCCTGCCCTGGTGGCGACGCTGGAGGGGCTTCCGGCGGGGGTGCCGGTGACGACGGAGATGGTGGCGGAGCACTTGGCGCGGCGTCGGCTCGGCCATGGGCGTGGTGCGCGGATGCGGTTCGAGCGGGACGAGGTCACTTTCCTGGGCGGTGTCCGCCATGGTCTGACGCTGGGCTCTCCGGTGGCGGTCATGGTGGGCAACACCGAGTGGCCGAAGTGGGAGAAGGTGATGGCCGCCGATCCCGTGGACCCGGCGGAGCTGGCCGAGCTGGCGCGCAACGCGCCGCTGACGCGGCCGCGGCCCGGTCACGCGGATCTGGCGGGGATGCAGAAGTACGGCTTCGACGAGGCCCGGCCGGTCCTGGAGCGGGCCTCGGCGCGGGAGACCGCAGCCCGGGTGGCCCTGGGCGCGGTGGCCCGCTCGTACCTGAGGGAGACGGCCGGGGTCGAGATCGTCTCCCATGTGGTGGAGCTGGCTGCGGCGAAGGCCCCGTACGGGGTGTACCCGACGCCGGGGGATGTGGAGCGGCTGGACGCGGATCCGGTGCGCTGTCTGGACGCGGACGCGTCGAAGGCGATGGTCGCGGAGATCGACCAGGCGCACAAGGACGGCGACACCCTGGGCGGCGTGGTGGAGGTGCTGGCGTACGGGGTGCCGGTGGGGCTGGGCTCGCACGTGCACTGGGACCGCAGGCTGGACGCCCGGCTGGCGGCGGCCCTGATGGGCATCCAGGCCATCAAGGGCGTCGAGGTCGGGGACGGCTTCGGCCTGGCTCGGGTGCCGGGCTCGCAGGCACACGACGAGATCGTCCTCACGGGCGAGGGCGTCCGCCGCGCGTCCGGCCGCTCCGGCGGCACCGAGGGCGGGCTGACCACGGGTGAGCTGTTGCGGGTGCGGGCGGCGATGAAGCCGATCGCGACCGTGCCGCGGGCGCTGAGGACGGTGGACGTGGCCACCGGCGAGCCGGCCGCCGCGCACCACCAGCGGTCCGACGTGTGTGCCGTCCCGGCGGCCGGGATCGTCGCCGAGGCGATGGTCGCACTGGTCCTCGCGGACGCGGTGGCGGAGAAGTTCGGCGGGGACAGCGTCACCGAGACCCGCCGCAACGTCCGCTCCTACCTCGACAACCTGCACATCCGATGA
- the aroA gene encoding 3-phosphoshikimate 1-carboxyvinyltransferase yields the protein MTATDVSAPATQARIPGSKSLTNRALLLAAAADGVSTVWAPLLSDDTRAFRAALTSFGVAVRSSPTSEFWEVTGLGGGPVGQARLWCADAGTAARFLPPFAAAGRGAFLFDGSSQLRARPLWPLVEALRRLGAQVETGPGGGLPLLVIASDLPGGDLTVDSSLSSQYLSGLLMAAPLMRYGLLARAEALVSSPYVDMTLALMRRFGAGVARAADGAVRIEPGGYAPTDLVIEPDASTASYFFAAAAVTGRTITVPGLGTGSLQGDLRFTDVLEKAGAQVTMTESATTVRGGGGLRGGFDIDMGDISDTFMTLAAIAPLADAPITIHGIGHARLKESDRITAVAANLRACGIRVAEGADWITVHPGRPAPARITCYRDHRIAMSFSVLALGSGVPLELDDPGCVSKTFPGFHAELHRLFPDTPDREERQ from the coding sequence ATGACCGCAACCGACGTCTCCGCTCCGGCAACGCAGGCGCGGATACCCGGATCGAAGAGCCTCACCAACCGCGCCCTGCTGCTCGCCGCCGCGGCAGACGGTGTCAGCACGGTGTGGGCTCCGCTCCTCAGCGACGACACGCGCGCGTTCCGCGCCGCGCTGACCTCGTTCGGCGTCGCGGTGCGCAGCAGTCCGACGTCCGAGTTCTGGGAGGTGACCGGCCTGGGCGGCGGGCCGGTCGGCCAGGCCCGCCTGTGGTGCGCGGACGCCGGTACGGCGGCCCGCTTCCTGCCGCCGTTCGCGGCCGCCGGCCGCGGCGCCTTCCTGTTCGACGGTTCCTCCCAGTTGCGGGCCCGCCCGCTGTGGCCGCTGGTCGAGGCGCTGCGACGCCTCGGCGCCCAGGTCGAGACGGGCCCCGGCGGCGGGCTCCCGCTGCTGGTCATCGCCTCGGACCTGCCCGGCGGTGACCTGACGGTGGACTCGTCCCTGAGCAGCCAGTACCTCAGTGGCCTGCTCATGGCGGCACCCCTCATGCGGTACGGGCTGCTGGCCCGGGCCGAGGCACTGGTCAGCAGCCCGTACGTCGACATGACCCTGGCGCTGATGCGGCGCTTCGGCGCCGGGGTGGCGAGGGCCGCCGACGGGGCGGTCCGGATCGAACCCGGCGGGTACGCACCCACCGACCTGGTGATCGAGCCGGACGCCTCCACCGCCTCCTACTTCTTCGCCGCCGCGGCGGTCACCGGCCGGACGATCACGGTGCCGGGTCTGGGCACCGGCAGCCTCCAGGGCGACCTGCGGTTCACGGACGTCCTGGAGAAGGCGGGCGCGCAGGTCACGATGACGGAGAGCGCCACCACCGTGCGCGGCGGCGGCGGACTGCGCGGCGGCTTCGACATCGACATGGGCGACATCTCGGACACCTTCATGACGCTGGCCGCGATCGCCCCCCTCGCCGACGCGCCCATCACCATCCACGGCATCGGCCACGCCCGCCTGAAGGAGTCCGACCGGATCACCGCGGTCGCCGCCAACCTGCGCGCCTGCGGCATCCGGGTGGCGGAGGGCGCCGACTGGATCACCGTCCACCCCGGCCGCCCCGCGCCGGCCCGCATCACCTGCTATCGCGACCACCGCATCGCCATGTCCTTCTCCGTTCTGGCGCTCGGCTCCGGCGTCCCCCTCGAACTCGACGACCCGGGCTGCGTCAGCAAGACCTTCCCCGGCTTCCACGCCGAATTGCACCGGTTGTTTCCCGACACCCCCGACCGTGAGGAGCGGCAGTGA